From the genome of Vibrio navarrensis, one region includes:
- a CDS encoding SRPBCC family protein: MKQVTRSALVSFSAEQMYALVNDVAKYPEFLPGCSGTRVIESLESSMIASVDVAKAGISKTFTTANTLTPGESILMTLVDGPFKTLRGGWFFTALDEQACKVELKLEFEFSSKMIELAFGKIFNELTGNMVNAFTQRAKQVYL; this comes from the coding sequence ATGAAGCAAGTCACCCGTTCTGCATTGGTCTCTTTTAGTGCAGAACAGATGTATGCCCTGGTTAATGATGTGGCGAAATACCCTGAATTCTTACCAGGTTGCTCAGGTACACGAGTGATTGAATCGCTTGAATCGAGCATGATTGCTTCCGTGGATGTAGCAAAGGCGGGAATCAGCAAAACATTTACTACCGCTAATACATTAACTCCCGGGGAATCAATTCTGATGACCTTAGTCGATGGCCCTTTTAAGACGTTACGCGGCGGTTGGTTTTTTACCGCCCTTGATGAGCAAGCCTGTAAGGTAGAGCTCAAACTGGAGTTTGAGTTTTCTAGCAAAATGATCGAACTGGCGTTTGGTAAAATCTTTAATGAACTCACCGGCAATATGGTGAATGCGTTTACGCAACGAGCGAAGCAGGTGTATCTATGA
- a CDS encoding L-threonylcarbamoyladenylate synthase encodes MNTLYLSAAEQKEIDQAKELLAQGELVAIPTETVYGLAADATNPEAVKKIFAAKGRPADHPLIVHIGQVEQLTDWAVEIPEDAYVLAQAYWPGPLTLLLKKADHVTPVVTGGLETIGIRMPAHQVFATLLQSSGMAVAAPSANPYKKLSPTSAQHVINSLGGKIAAVLDGGDCAHGLESTIVDLTEKPFRILRAGPITAAQLSATLGEEVSSPVNHTVAVPGNVTSHYQPNTRVRLVDASELIHLTNDKIAYLHYSPFDNHANIKAKQMPGSVADYAHVLYRTLDEADKWGCEEIWVERPPMDESWSAVHDRLNRAQSNL; translated from the coding sequence TTGAACACGCTTTATCTTTCTGCCGCTGAGCAAAAAGAGATCGACCAAGCCAAAGAGCTGCTTGCTCAAGGTGAGCTGGTCGCAATCCCGACTGAAACGGTTTATGGTCTGGCGGCAGATGCCACCAACCCAGAAGCCGTTAAGAAGATTTTTGCCGCGAAAGGAAGACCGGCTGATCACCCGTTGATCGTGCATATTGGCCAAGTTGAACAGTTGACGGATTGGGCTGTCGAGATCCCAGAAGACGCTTATGTACTCGCGCAGGCGTACTGGCCCGGCCCGTTAACGCTGCTGCTGAAAAAAGCCGATCACGTGACTCCAGTGGTGACGGGAGGCTTAGAAACCATAGGTATCCGTATGCCTGCCCATCAGGTGTTTGCCACCTTGCTGCAATCGTCGGGAATGGCGGTTGCCGCTCCTTCGGCCAACCCTTATAAAAAGCTCAGCCCAACCTCAGCGCAGCATGTCATCAACTCGCTGGGCGGCAAAATTGCTGCGGTCCTCGATGGCGGTGACTGTGCTCACGGCCTTGAATCTACGATTGTCGATCTGACCGAAAAGCCATTTCGCATTTTGCGAGCCGGGCCAATCACCGCCGCGCAGCTATCGGCCACGTTAGGCGAAGAGGTGAGCTCACCAGTGAACCACACGGTTGCCGTACCGGGGAACGTTACCAGCCACTACCAGCCAAATACGCGGGTCCGTTTAGTTGATGCGAGTGAACTGATTCACTTAACCAATGACAAAATTGCCTATTTGCACTATTCGCCATTTGATAATCACGCCAATATCAAAGCGAAACAAATGCCGGGATCGGTAGCAGACTACGCTCACGTGCTCTATCGTACGCTTGATGAGGCAGACAAGTGGGGCTGTGAGGAAATTTGGGTAGAAAGACCACCGATGGACGAAAGCTGGTCAGCAGTGCATGATCGCCTGAATCGAGCGCAATCAAACCTCTGA
- the smpB gene encoding SsrA-binding protein SmpB yields MANKNSKQKAGSNTIALNKKARHEYFIEDEIEAGMELQGWEVKALRQGKANIAESYVFMRDGEAFVSGMTITPLNQASTHVVANPTRVRKLLMSRRELDNLLGRINREGMTLAALSLYWSRSWVKIKIGVAKGKKLHDKREDIKDRDWQRQKARVMKSSLR; encoded by the coding sequence ATGGCAAATAAAAACTCGAAACAAAAAGCCGGTAGCAACACTATCGCGCTGAACAAAAAAGCTCGTCACGAGTATTTCATCGAAGATGAAATCGAAGCTGGCATGGAGCTACAAGGGTGGGAAGTGAAAGCGCTTCGCCAAGGTAAAGCCAATATCGCTGAAAGTTACGTTTTTATGCGTGACGGCGAAGCCTTCGTTAGTGGCATGACTATCACTCCTTTGAATCAGGCATCGACACACGTAGTGGCTAACCCTACCCGTGTGCGCAAACTGCTGATGAGCCGTCGTGAACTTGATAATTTGCTTGGGCGTATCAACCGCGAAGGCATGACATTAGCAGCTCTTTCACTCTATTGGTCTCGTTCTTGGGTGAAAATCAAAATTGGTGTGGCAAAAGGTAAGAAGCTGCACGACAAGCGCGAAGATATTAAAGATCGCGATTGGCAACGCCAGAAAGCTCGCGTGATGAAGAGCTCACTGCGTTAA
- a CDS encoding RnfH family protein, with amino-acid sequence MSIEDEMIHVEVVYALPQEQRVFKLVVKQQATVEEIIRQSGVLELYPEIDLSKNKVGVFSRMVKLDATVRDKDRIEIYRPLLADPKEIRRKRAEQQNR; translated from the coding sequence ATGAGCATTGAAGATGAAATGATCCACGTTGAGGTGGTTTATGCGCTACCACAAGAGCAGCGAGTTTTTAAGTTGGTGGTAAAACAGCAGGCGACGGTGGAAGAGATTATCCGTCAGTCTGGGGTGTTGGAACTGTATCCGGAGATCGATCTGAGCAAAAACAAGGTGGGAGTATTTAGCCGAATGGTAAAACTCGATGCCACTGTGCGCGATAAAGATCGGATAGAGATCTACCGCCCGCTGTTGGCAGATCCGAAAGAGATTCGCAGGAAACGTGCAGAGCAACAGAATCGCTAG
- a CDS encoding EamA family transporter, whose translation MNKVDSVKTIVLTAVAPLVWGSTYIVTTQALPPESPLIASTIRALPAGILLVLLSRTWLQGIWWGRLATLGLLNIGLFFYCLFFAATYLPGGMASLVMSFQPMLVMFLSWFWLNVRVTSRQWLASGVGVIGIALLVLNSSVALNLQGLVIAALGTLSMASGVVLTKKWGRPSGMSLLGFTGWQLLFGGVALLPVSLWLEGIPSQLTPTNYLGYGYLSLIGAVLGYFLWFRGIEKLPPVTVSFLGFLSSVSACFLGYLLLNQALTWPQLLGAGAILLAILLAVPRSEPRANQTTLSLKGI comes from the coding sequence ATGAATAAAGTGGATTCGGTAAAAACCATTGTCCTCACTGCTGTTGCGCCATTGGTGTGGGGCAGTACCTATATTGTGACCACGCAAGCCTTACCGCCAGAAAGTCCGTTGATTGCCTCGACCATTCGCGCGCTGCCTGCGGGCATTCTGCTGGTGCTTCTGAGCCGAACTTGGCTGCAAGGCATCTGGTGGGGGCGTCTTGCGACCTTAGGCCTACTGAACATTGGGCTGTTTTTCTATTGCCTCTTTTTTGCGGCGACCTATTTGCCCGGTGGTATGGCGTCTTTGGTGATGTCTTTTCAGCCGATGCTGGTCATGTTTTTGAGTTGGTTCTGGTTGAATGTGCGTGTGACATCAAGGCAGTGGCTGGCGAGTGGCGTAGGTGTTATCGGCATTGCGCTTTTGGTCCTCAATAGTTCGGTCGCTCTGAATCTACAAGGGCTAGTAATTGCCGCACTGGGTACGTTGAGTATGGCATCAGGTGTGGTGTTGACCAAAAAGTGGGGCCGGCCAAGTGGTATGTCACTGCTAGGTTTTACAGGTTGGCAGCTACTGTTTGGTGGTGTGGCTTTATTACCAGTATCGCTGTGGCTAGAAGGCATACCTTCCCAGCTGACTCCCACTAACTATCTAGGTTACGGCTACTTGAGTTTGATTGGCGCAGTGCTTGGTTACTTTCTCTGGTTTCGGGGCATCGAAAAACTGCCACCGGTTACTGTTTCGTTTCTCGGCTTTCTCAGCAGTGTCTCGGCCTGTTTTCTTGGCTATCTGTTGCTCAATCAAGCGCTGACTTGGCCGCAATTACTCGGCGCGGGCGCTATTTTACTCGCCATTTTACTGGCTGTGCCTCGCTCTGAGCCGCGAGCCAATCAAACCACTTTATCGTTAAAAGGAATCTAA
- the bamE gene encoding outer membrane protein assembly factor BamE — protein sequence MQLKKWLVALPLAMMMLTGCSVLEKLVYRIDINQGNYVEQQAVDKLKFGMTKTQVRFVMGSPMLVENGYPNTWYYIYHHTEGHKASVQKNLIVNFNNEGTLVDIAGDFPASDSFFEEIR from the coding sequence ATGCAATTAAAGAAGTGGTTGGTTGCCCTACCGTTGGCAATGATGATGCTGACAGGGTGTTCAGTATTGGAAAAATTGGTTTATCGAATCGACATTAACCAAGGCAATTATGTTGAGCAGCAAGCGGTAGACAAACTCAAGTTTGGTATGACCAAAACTCAAGTTCGCTTTGTCATGGGATCGCCCATGTTGGTTGAAAACGGTTACCCAAATACTTGGTACTACATCTATCATCACACCGAAGGGCACAAAGCATCAGTACAAAAGAATCTGATTGTGAACTTTAACAACGAAGGGACATTGGTCGATATCGCGGGTGATTTTCCCGCCAGTGACAGTTTTTTCGAAGAAATTCGTTAA
- a CDS encoding D-amino acid dehydrogenase, with amino-acid sequence MKAVVLGSGVVGLMSAWYLQKAGYQVTVVDRQSRSGEETSFANAGQISYGYSSPWAAPGIPQKAIRWLLEEHAPLKIKPSLDPQLFKWATQMLSNCQLSRYQINKARMLGIANHSRECLSALRQEHHIEYQGRQQGTLQVFRNQKQLKAIEKDIALLEQSGTRFQRMSVEQCIKQEPGLAAVSDKLTGGLYLPDDETGDCYLFCQQMTELAKAHGVAFLFNTQIQALKTEGNHVIAVATDQGDLQADVYVVAMGSYSTSLLATVGIDIPVYPVKGYSLTVPISDAQQAPVSTVMDETYKVALTRFDDRIRVAGTAELAGFDPAIPEKRKATIAMVVKDLFPHCGDFTKAEFWTGFRPMTPDGTPLIGRTPIGNLYTNTGHGTLGWTMACGSGHLLAQVISGEQQKPISGLDYFRYAS; translated from the coding sequence ATGAAAGCAGTGGTGTTAGGCAGCGGTGTCGTGGGTTTAATGAGTGCATGGTATTTGCAAAAAGCAGGCTATCAAGTGACCGTGGTCGATAGGCAGTCACGCAGCGGTGAAGAGACCAGCTTTGCCAATGCCGGACAAATTTCCTATGGCTACTCCTCGCCTTGGGCCGCGCCGGGCATTCCGCAAAAAGCCATCCGTTGGCTGCTGGAAGAGCACGCGCCACTAAAAATTAAGCCATCGCTCGATCCGCAACTGTTCAAGTGGGCGACGCAAATGCTAAGCAACTGCCAGCTCAGCCGCTACCAAATTAACAAAGCACGTATGCTCGGCATCGCCAATCACAGCAGAGAGTGCCTGAGTGCGCTGCGTCAAGAACACCACATAGAGTATCAAGGCCGTCAGCAAGGCACACTGCAAGTCTTCCGCAATCAAAAACAGCTCAAAGCGATAGAAAAGGACATTGCACTGCTTGAACAAAGTGGCACTCGCTTTCAACGTATGAGCGTAGAGCAATGCATCAAGCAAGAGCCCGGGCTTGCCGCGGTAAGTGACAAGCTGACTGGCGGTTTATACCTGCCCGATGACGAAACGGGCGATTGCTATCTCTTTTGCCAACAAATGACGGAGCTGGCGAAAGCGCACGGGGTAGCGTTCTTGTTCAACACGCAAATTCAAGCGCTGAAAACCGAAGGCAATCACGTGATCGCCGTCGCCACTGACCAAGGCGACTTACAAGCCGACGTGTACGTGGTGGCCATGGGCAGTTACTCCACCTCGCTTTTGGCGACCGTAGGCATCGACATTCCGGTTTATCCGGTCAAAGGCTACTCGCTGACGGTGCCAATCAGCGATGCACAGCAAGCCCCTGTATCCACCGTGATGGACGAAACCTATAAAGTGGCGCTGACGCGCTTTGACGACCGAATCCGCGTCGCAGGTACGGCGGAGTTGGCTGGATTTGATCCCGCCATTCCTGAAAAGCGCAAAGCAACGATTGCGATGGTGGTGAAAGATCTCTTCCCACACTGCGGTGATTTTACTAAAGCCGAATTTTGGACGGGCTTTCGCCCAATGACGCCCGATGGTACGCCACTGATTGGCCGCACACCGATAGGCAACCTTTATACCAATACCGGACACGGAACACTTGGCTGGACCATGGCGTGCGGCTCTGGCCACCTGTTGGCGCAAGTGATTAGCGGCGAACAGCAAAAGCCCATTTCTGGCTTAGATTACTTCCGTTACGCCAGTTAA
- the recN gene encoding DNA repair protein RecN yields MLAHLSVNNFAIVKSLQLELSKGMTTITGETGAGKSIAIDALGLCLGGRAEASMVRRGEEKTEVSAAFLLDNNLHASRWLEDNELLDGSECILRRIVTKEGRSRSFINGSPVPLSQLKALGQLLINIHGQHAHHQLMKSEHQMAMLDQYAGHLNLLKNTRVAYQNWRQADNHLKQLKENSLQNQAQKQLLEYQIKELNELAIGEDEFIELEQEHKRLSNSGELASTCQQAIELIYEGEEVNALGILQSASNALIELAELDPKLAALPDMVAEAIIQLEEANSELRSYLDNIDVDPSRLAYVEARFSKVMSISRKHHVLPEELYQHHQELLAQIEALDCSDEKMDELAANVEEKYHRFLESAEKLHKSRCRYAKELNKLITQSMHELSMEKAVFSIEVSNEGTHPSPLGLDSVCFLVSTNPGQPLQPIAKVASGGELSRISLAIQVITAQKVDTPSLIFDEVDVGISGPTAAVVGKMLRKLGESTQVLCVTHLPQVAGCGHQQMFVAKHSKNGTTETQMNLLDQEQRVCELARLLGGSQITESTLANAKELLIAA; encoded by the coding sequence ATGCTGGCTCATCTAAGTGTGAATAATTTTGCCATTGTTAAATCTTTGCAACTCGAGCTATCTAAAGGAATGACCACCATCACCGGTGAAACCGGCGCTGGTAAGTCAATCGCGATCGACGCATTAGGCTTATGTCTAGGAGGTCGCGCCGAAGCGAGCATGGTCCGACGTGGAGAAGAAAAAACCGAGGTCAGCGCTGCATTTTTACTGGATAACAACCTTCACGCCTCACGTTGGCTTGAAGACAACGAACTCCTAGATGGTAGTGAGTGCATTTTGCGCCGCATTGTGACTAAGGAAGGGCGTTCGCGCTCGTTTATCAACGGCAGCCCGGTTCCACTTTCTCAATTGAAAGCTTTAGGGCAGTTATTGATCAATATCCATGGCCAGCATGCTCATCACCAGTTGATGAAAAGTGAACATCAAATGGCGATGCTCGACCAATACGCAGGTCACTTAAACCTGTTGAAAAATACTCGTGTCGCCTATCAAAACTGGCGACAAGCGGATAATCATCTCAAACAGCTCAAAGAAAACAGCTTACAGAATCAGGCTCAAAAACAACTGCTGGAATATCAAATTAAAGAACTCAATGAACTTGCTATCGGCGAAGACGAGTTTATTGAGCTTGAACAAGAACATAAACGTCTCTCTAACAGCGGAGAGTTGGCTAGTACCTGCCAGCAGGCAATTGAACTGATATACGAAGGCGAGGAAGTGAATGCGCTTGGCATTTTACAAAGTGCCAGCAATGCACTTATTGAATTGGCTGAGTTGGATCCTAAGCTGGCAGCTCTGCCGGATATGGTCGCAGAAGCCATCATTCAGCTAGAAGAGGCGAATAGCGAATTACGCAGCTATCTAGACAACATTGATGTTGATCCGTCGCGACTCGCCTATGTAGAAGCGCGCTTTTCTAAAGTGATGTCGATCTCTCGTAAGCACCATGTTTTGCCAGAAGAGCTGTACCAACATCATCAGGAACTGCTGGCACAGATCGAAGCATTAGATTGCTCCGATGAGAAGATGGATGAACTGGCTGCCAACGTCGAGGAAAAATATCACCGTTTTCTTGAATCCGCAGAGAAACTGCATAAATCTCGCTGCCGCTACGCCAAAGAGTTAAACAAACTCATCACGCAAAGCATGCATGAACTGAGCATGGAAAAAGCTGTGTTTAGTATTGAAGTCAGTAATGAAGGAACACATCCATCACCATTGGGCTTAGATAGCGTCTGTTTCTTGGTTTCAACCAACCCAGGCCAACCCTTGCAACCAATCGCCAAAGTGGCATCTGGTGGGGAACTTTCGCGTATTTCTTTAGCAATTCAGGTGATAACCGCACAAAAAGTCGACACACCAAGCTTGATTTTCGATGAAGTCGATGTCGGCATCAGCGGCCCTACTGCGGCGGTCGTCGGCAAAATGCTGCGCAAACTGGGAGAATCCACTCAAGTGTTGTGTGTTACCCATCTACCACAAGTAGCTGGATGCGGCCACCAACAGATGTTTGTCGCCAAGCACAGCAAAAACGGCACCACAGAAACGCAGATGAATCTCTTGGATCAAGAGCAGCGAGTATGCGAATTAGCACGCTTACTTGGCGGTAGCCAAATCACAGAGTCGACGCTCGCAAACGCCAAAGAGCTCTTGATCGCTGCCTAA
- a CDS encoding NADPH-dependent FMN reductase: MNITIVSGSQRANSQSTNVAHYLQTLAQKHFTQVNVLDLHQLNLPFWNEGVWQGSEEWQVWSPIAQMLMQSDAFIFITPEWHGMATPALKNFLMLATDDELAHKPALLVSVSASVNGVYPISELRMTGNKNNHVCFLPDHLIFRQCDSLFNQEHRCADEQLHARSEYTISLLAAYANALAPVHRDMVQAGKTFRYGM, encoded by the coding sequence ATGAACATCACTATCGTTTCTGGTAGCCAACGTGCCAACTCGCAAAGCACCAACGTTGCTCACTATCTACAAACCTTGGCGCAGAAGCATTTCACTCAGGTGAACGTGCTTGATTTGCATCAACTCAACCTGCCATTTTGGAATGAAGGGGTTTGGCAGGGCAGTGAAGAGTGGCAAGTGTGGTCGCCCATCGCGCAAATGCTCATGCAGTCAGATGCCTTTATTTTTATTACACCGGAGTGGCACGGCATGGCAACGCCAGCTTTGAAGAACTTTCTGATGCTAGCCACCGATGATGAACTGGCCCACAAGCCCGCATTGCTGGTCAGTGTGTCTGCCAGTGTCAACGGCGTGTACCCTATTAGCGAACTGCGTATGACGGGCAATAAGAACAATCATGTCTGTTTCTTACCGGATCATCTTATCTTCCGCCAATGCGACAGCTTGTTTAATCAAGAGCACAGATGTGCAGACGAGCAACTTCATGCTCGCAGCGAATACACCATCTCATTGCTGGCGGCTTATGCCAATGCACTCGCGCCAGTACATCGTGACATGGTGCAAGCAGGAAAAACCTTTCGCTACGGAATGTAG
- a CDS encoding MarR family winged helix-turn-helix transcriptional regulator, protein MANDQVDTILSQWREVKPDMDCSSMGVVGRLRRTSELWKKQLEAVFQAHELSSIEFDMLATMRRSNRDITPTELYQTLMLSSGAVSTRIEHLVQRGLVQRIASEHDRRSCSVSLTEQGVDVIDKALQAHVANMDQMLSVLDKQEQAQLAELLKKILLAQ, encoded by the coding sequence ATGGCAAACGATCAAGTCGACACGATTTTGTCGCAGTGGCGTGAAGTGAAACCCGATATGGATTGTTCCAGCATGGGCGTGGTCGGAAGGCTGAGACGCACTAGTGAACTGTGGAAGAAACAGTTAGAAGCTGTTTTCCAGGCACATGAGCTGAGTAGCATTGAGTTTGATATGCTCGCGACCATGCGTCGCAGCAACCGTGACATCACCCCAACCGAGTTGTATCAGACGCTGATGCTCTCTTCCGGTGCGGTTAGCACACGGATTGAACATCTGGTGCAACGCGGGTTGGTGCAGCGTATCGCCAGCGAACACGACAGGCGCAGTTGCAGCGTGTCACTCACCGAACAAGGTGTTGACGTCATCGACAAAGCGTTACAAGCACACGTGGCCAATATGGATCAGATGCTGAGTGTGTTGGACAAACAAGAGCAAGCACAACTGGCGGAACTACTGAAAAAGATTTTGCTAGCACAGTAA